In the genome of Nocardioides seonyuensis, one region contains:
- a CDS encoding M1 family metallopeptidase — protein sequence MKHRRISRALAAAAVGVALLAAPGQAHAPADGAGGVGDSYWPLDGNGGIDVQSYLIRDRYDFDTRRLEGSTVIRLRTTQELSSFSLDFLLPVKQVWVDGVRTPHSQSQRHELRITPAAGLPAGSLHRVLVHYAGKPDTERYAGERNWLANRHEVVTMNEPHMAPWWFPVNDHPSDKALVTMEITVPRGKQVVGNGRLDWRRSRGETTTWRWSAAEPMAPYLAFFAAGDFTIAKGSHDGLPWLVAVSRRLHPADQRASMKLMRRTPQVIDRLEDDLGPYPFSVTGGLTTSLQPGFALENQTRPIYPAVGAGAVWLVVHELAHQWFGDHVAVARWRDIWINEGFATFMEWRWEERTGGRTGAEILESAHAATPASSTFWSVTVGDPGPDNLFSGAVYDRGAMTLQALRNRVGDEVFWRLLRTWIAEQGGGNATSEEFEELAARISGQDLTGFFAAWLRTPAKPASTSANGLG from the coding sequence GTGAAGCACCGACGCATCTCTCGCGCCCTCGCGGCGGCAGCAGTGGGGGTCGCCCTGCTGGCCGCCCCGGGGCAGGCGCACGCGCCCGCGGATGGCGCCGGGGGCGTCGGAGACTCCTACTGGCCGCTCGACGGCAACGGCGGCATCGACGTGCAGTCCTACCTGATCCGTGACCGCTACGACTTCGACACCCGTCGGCTCGAGGGCAGCACGGTGATCAGGCTGCGGACCACCCAGGAGCTCAGCAGCTTCTCCCTGGACTTCCTGCTCCCGGTCAAGCAGGTGTGGGTCGACGGCGTCAGGACACCACACTCCCAGTCGCAGCGCCACGAGCTGCGCATCACCCCTGCCGCCGGGCTGCCCGCGGGATCCCTGCACCGAGTGCTCGTGCACTATGCCGGCAAGCCCGACACCGAGCGCTATGCCGGCGAACGCAACTGGCTCGCAAACCGCCACGAGGTCGTGACGATGAACGAGCCTCACATGGCGCCGTGGTGGTTCCCCGTCAACGACCACCCCTCCGACAAGGCGTTGGTCACCATGGAGATCACGGTGCCCCGAGGCAAGCAGGTCGTCGGCAACGGTCGCCTCGACTGGCGTCGCTCCCGGGGCGAGACCACGACGTGGCGCTGGAGCGCCGCCGAGCCGATGGCGCCCTACCTCGCGTTCTTCGCGGCCGGCGACTTCACCATCGCCAAGGGCTCGCACGACGGGTTGCCGTGGCTGGTCGCGGTGTCGCGGCGCCTCCACCCAGCCGACCAGCGCGCCTCGATGAAGCTGATGCGACGCACTCCGCAGGTGATCGACCGGCTCGAGGACGACCTCGGCCCATACCCCTTCTCCGTCACCGGCGGCCTGACCACGTCGCTCCAGCCGGGCTTCGCGCTGGAGAACCAGACGCGGCCGATCTATCCGGCCGTGGGGGCCGGAGCCGTCTGGCTCGTCGTGCACGAGCTCGCCCACCAGTGGTTCGGCGACCACGTGGCCGTGGCGCGCTGGCGCGACATCTGGATCAACGAGGGTTTCGCCACCTTCATGGAGTGGCGGTGGGAGGAGCGCACCGGCGGCCGCACCGGCGCCGAGATCCTGGAGTCCGCGCACGCGGCCACCCCGGCCAGCTCGACCTTCTGGTCCGTCACGGTGGGGGACCCGGGGCCGGACAACCTGTTCTCCGGCGCGGTCTACGACCGCGGTGCGATGACCCTCCAGGCCCTGCGCAACCGCGTGGGCGACGAGGTCTTCTGGAGGCTGCTGCGCACCTGGATCGCCGAGCAGGGCGGTGGCAACGCCACCTCGGAGGAGTTCGAGGAGCTGGCCGCCCGCATCAGCGGCCAGGACCTGACGGGGTTCTTCGCTGCGTGGCTCCGGACCCCGGCGAAGCCCGCCTCGACCAGCGCCAACGGACTCGGTTGA
- a CDS encoding AMP-binding protein, whose product MPESRSAVHNACFRALDMHVVRGGADDPALVHERADGSRHTMTYAELLTEVAALGGVLRAFGVAPDDTVGIDLPETPDAVIAVLACARIGARHVEGTAPGTPVVLRCSEESGTVVAADGQELAWDVAMRAGRTDPAAVVEVLADGPGSLPAQDSQLFEPLLEGATIVLQEAGPTER is encoded by the coding sequence ATGCCCGAGTCGCGCAGTGCCGTGCACAACGCCTGCTTCCGTGCCCTGGACATGCACGTCGTCCGTGGCGGCGCCGACGACCCTGCGCTGGTGCACGAGCGCGCCGACGGCAGCAGGCACACGATGACCTACGCCGAGCTCCTGACCGAGGTCGCCGCCCTCGGGGGAGTGCTGCGTGCCTTCGGCGTCGCGCCGGACGACACGGTGGGCATCGACCTCCCCGAGACGCCCGACGCGGTGATCGCGGTGCTCGCCTGTGCCCGGATCGGGGCCCGGCACGTCGAGGGCACCGCCCCCGGGACCCCCGTCGTCCTCAGGTGCTCCGAGGAGTCCGGCACCGTGGTGGCCGCGGACGGCCAGGAGCTTGCGTGGGACGTGGCGATGCGAGCCGGTCGTACCGACCCGGCGGCCGTGGTCGAGGTGCTCGCGGACGGCCCGGGATCCCTGCCCGCGCAGGACTCTCAACTCTTCGAACCGCTGCTCGAGGGGGCGACGATCGTCCTCCAGGAGGCAGGGCCGACCGAGCGATGA
- a CDS encoding serine protein kinase RIO, whose amino-acid sequence MTREFPQEFLTPDHHDPLDGIDERFVFDFTSYSDDLPPHQRWSRWDDLEALMRGPEPRPDWVVTSSGAVDTDLGVLKTGKEADVFLVDRADPQHPEAGVVMAAKRYRDTDHRSFHRAAAYTEGRSMKRSRDNRALKRKSTWGQVVAAGEWAASEWSALRRCWELGLPVPYPVQIDGTEIMMEWITHDGDTAPRLAQTRPSRQVLEGYLEQLRDCMATLVQAGLVHGDLSPYNTLAAGDRLVIIDLPQVVDLVGNPQGMDFLLRDCTNMATWFRARGLEVDEHVLFADLMAHAF is encoded by the coding sequence TTGACCCGCGAATTTCCCCAGGAGTTCCTCACTCCTGACCACCACGACCCCCTCGACGGCATCGACGAGCGGTTCGTCTTCGACTTCACCTCCTACTCCGACGATCTCCCGCCCCACCAGCGCTGGTCGCGCTGGGACGACCTCGAGGCCCTCATGCGGGGCCCCGAGCCGCGCCCGGACTGGGTCGTGACGTCCAGCGGCGCCGTCGACACCGACCTCGGCGTCCTCAAGACGGGCAAGGAGGCCGACGTGTTCCTCGTCGATCGAGCCGACCCCCAGCATCCCGAGGCAGGCGTCGTGATGGCCGCCAAGCGCTACCGCGACACCGACCACCGCTCCTTCCACCGGGCTGCCGCCTACACCGAGGGGCGCTCGATGAAGCGCTCGCGCGACAACCGTGCGCTCAAGCGCAAGTCGACCTGGGGCCAGGTGGTGGCCGCCGGCGAGTGGGCGGCCTCCGAGTGGTCCGCGCTCAGGCGCTGCTGGGAGCTCGGCCTGCCGGTCCCCTACCCGGTCCAGATCGACGGCACCGAGATCATGATGGAGTGGATCACCCACGACGGGGACACCGCACCGCGACTGGCGCAGACCCGACCGTCCCGGCAGGTGCTGGAGGGCTATCTCGAGCAGCTGCGTGACTGCATGGCCACGCTGGTCCAGGCGGGGCTCGTCCACGGTGACCTGTCGCCGTACAACACCCTCGCGGCAGGTGACCGGCTCGTGATCATCGACCTGCCCCAGGTGGTCGACCTCGTGGGCAACCCCCAGGGCATGGACTTCCTGCTGCGCGACTGCACCAACATGGCGACCTGGTTCCGTGCGCGCGGTCTGGAGGTCGACGAGCACGTGCTGTTCGCGGACCTGATGGCGCACGCGTTCTGA